One region of Rhizoctonia solani chromosome 9, complete sequence genomic DNA includes:
- a CDS encoding F-box-like domain-containing protein: MSTLTDSMGYIFAATRRRGLRSPLCIEANYPYLEQRLTKQSIQWLNENPSKILHRAHRLQTFHTSNKLRVNIGPKSTHFKWPFCNSPSLVNAIKHGEVIYDEENYAIVESVPTLSYPAELASKLLVAIHSPFEESDCAPLIAGGTWAASYGDFRGCELIHIQVRKIDERDLNGQWGDEGNLADAVTPFAQDIQRLFMLSILPAPFFSSDDVQIGNTIIEAIKITGDTNVPRGVRTFVGFLDHKEVWSGPSENGDFVPRPSSHPWPLLPGSTIDIHNQVPADALPADISEMRTRDVPFRGITIPGLMRVADTGFSDPKWAMQ, translated from the exons ATGTCGACCCTCACGGACAGTATGGGTTACATCTTTGCGGCTACCAGACGCAGGGGACTTAGAAGCCCCCTATGCATTGAGGCTAACTATCCGTACCTAGAACAACGGTTAACCAAACAATCGATACAATGGCTTAATGAAAATCCTTCGAAGATCCTGCACCGAGCCCATCGGCTGCAGACATTCCATACTTCAAATAAATTGAGGGTTAACATCGGGCCTAAGTCAACACATTTCAAATGGCCATTCTGCAATTCTCCAAGCCTTGTCAATGCGATAAAGCACGGGGAGGTTATTTATGACGAAGAGAACTATGCTATTGTCGAGTCTGTTCCAACCCTTTCGTACCCAGCAGAGTTGGCTTCAAAGCTTTTAGTCGCTATTCACTCGCCATTTGAAGAATCTGATTGTGCACCCCTTATTGCTGGTGGTACATGGGCCGCATCCTACGGAGACTTCCGCGGCTGCGAACTTATACATATACAAGTGCGAAAAATAGATGAGCGGGACTTGAATGGGCAATGGGGAGATGAAGGGAACCTTGCCGATGCAGTCACGCCGTTCGCTCAGGACATCCAGAGACTATTCATGCTATCTATACTCCCTGCACCATTCTTCTCGTCGGACGATGTTCAAATCGGCAACACAATTATTGAGGCAATCAAAATAACCG GTGATACAAATGTGCCCAGGGGTGTTCGAACGTTTGTTGGATTTCTTGACCATAAGGAGGTATGGAGTGGGCCGTCTGAAAATGGCGATTTTGTGCCAAGACCCTCATCCCATCCGTGGCCCCTTCTTCCTGGATCAACGATTGATATCCACAACCAAGTTCCAGCAGATGCGCTCCCTGCGGACATTTCGGAAATGAGAACTCGAGACGTTCCATTTCGGGGTATCACCATACCCGGTCTTATGCGTGTAGCTGACACCGGGTTCTCGGACCCTAAGTGGGCCATGCAGTAA
- a CDS encoding alpha-1,3-mannosyltransferase CMT1, whose translation MLPLPAYASSTLKRRWRISYLHLISATVILGLSAYTLLLFYSRTPTYLQKEVQHLRNIPNDFSQLSSRKGGVIDEDVLKETMAVVNNLRVEFNRQEREKEAGQGWTHWFLSPFSITRDALVVSSTHAYPSCPTRLDERYTSALYSKRTFIAINLLQNEELMPTLTRELVALIRVLGPDRVFVSIYENASMDLTVMHLRLLCKVLDALGTPYKVIAKGLMEPQQKEHGHRISRLSSVRNAAMEPLQDLDPLEFDNVLWLNDIFHCHTDVLELLLQKQKQGAVQACGLDFGPKGLIYDRWVLRNMRGRPFYNYSDIVDFFSSDITYKTRPMVLPLAEDSEDKSALERGNPFQVFSCWNGVTALSASVFAPPLSLRFRTALNDRNSTDGVTDKASECYLSSVDLWKAGMGKIMVVPRVRQTTPQIKWQTTPPDTVYMNNFAVWYLPETPEPWDEA comes from the exons ATGCTGCCCCTCCCTGCGTACGCATCCTCCACGCTCAAGCGACGATGGCGGATCTCATACTTGCACCTGATATCCGCTACAGTGATCCTCGGACTCTCTGCGTATACACTCTTACTCTTCTACTCACGGACTCCGACCTATCTCCAAAAAGAGGTCCAACACCTCCGAAATATCCCCAACGACTTTTCTCAACTATCCAGTCGTAAAGGCGGCGTAATCGACGAAGATGTTTTGAAAGAGACCATGGCCGTTGTCAACAATCTCCGTGTCGAATTTAATCGCCAAGAGCGGGAGAAAGAGGCTGGACAGGGATGGACACATTGGTTCTTGTCTCCCTTTTCGATTACGCGAGATGCCTTGGTGGTCTCGAGTACGCACGCGTATCCGTCATGCCCGACTCGGCTTGACGAGCGTTACACGTCTGCGTTGTACTCCAAGCGGACGTTTATCGCGATCAACTTGTTGCAAAATGAAGAGTTGATGCCGACGTTAACAAGGGAGTTGGTCGCTCTCATTCGAGTGTTGGGACCGGACCGGGTTTTCGTATCGATATATGAAAACGCGAGCATGGACTTGACAGTTATGCACCTGAGGTTGCTATGCAAA GTATTAGACGCCCTCGGAACCCCATACAAAGTGATCGCCAAAGGCCTCATGGAGCCTCAGCAAAAAGAACACGGTCACCGAATCTCGCGGCTTTCATCAGTGCGAAATGCGGCCATGGAGCCGCTCCAGGATTTAGACCCACTGGAATTCGATAATGTACTTTGGCTGAACGACATCTTCCACTGCCACACAGACGTACTCGAATTGCTTTTGCAAAAGCAAAAACAGGGTGCCGTTCAAGCTTGTGGGTTGGACTTTGGACCTAAGGGATTGATTTACGATCGTTGGGTGCTGCGAAATATGAGAGGACG GCCGTTTTACAATTACTCGGACATTGTCGACTTTTTCTCAAGTGACATCACATACAAAACTCGTCCAATGGTCCTTCCGTTAGCAGAAGACAGTGAAGACAAGTCTGCGCTTGAAAGGGGCAACCCGTTCCAGGTGTTTTCGTGCTGGAATGGCGTTACAGCGCTTTCAG CATCCGTGTTTGCTCCCCCATTGTCTCTCCGTTTCCGTACGGCACTGAATGATCGGAATTCTACAGACGGGGTAACAGACAAAGCGAGCGAGTGTTACTTGAGCAGCGTGGACTTGTGGAAAGCCGGGATGGGAAAAATAATGGTTGTTCCTCGAGTCAGGCAA ACAACGCCGCAGATCAAGTGGCAGACAACGCCTCCAGACACTGTATACATGAACAATTTTGCGGTCTGGTATCTTCCAGAG ACCCCCGAACCGTGGGACGAGGCGTGA
- a CDS encoding Septin, giving the protein MSPAAVTSGIGIANLPNQRHKIVAKQGAHFTVMVVGESGLGKSTLINTLFATELSPLKDYRRRHLKQLDKLTEVEIIKAELEEKSFKVKLTVIDTPGFGDYVNNRDSWTPIIDFVDDQHEIYMRQEQQPQRDQKTDMRVHACLYFIRPTGHTLKPLDIEIMKRLGTRVNLIPVIAKADTLTQNDLAVFKQRIREVVAAQGIRVYQPPIEPDDQASAEQARILMNAMPFSIIGSTTDVQTPDGRVVKGREYLWGVAEVENEEHCDFKKLRSLLIRTHMLDLINTTEELHYENYRQQQMETRKFGEPKVKKLDNPKFKEEEEGLRKRFTEQVKAEEARFRQWEQHLIAERDRLNKDLEQAHSAIKSLEAELDNLQVGYGRGTQRR; this is encoded by the exons ATGTCTCCGGCAGCAGTTACCAGCGGAATCGGCATTGCCAACTTGCCCAACCAG AGGCACAAAATCGTTGCCAAACAAGGCGCACACTTTACTGTGATGGTTGTTGGCGAGAGTGGATTGGGCAAATCGACACTTATTAACACTCTCTTTGCGACCGAGCTTTCCCCATTAAAGGACTACCGTCGCCGTCATCTCAAGCAACTTGATAAGCTTACAGAG GTTGAGATTATCAAAGCCGAGCTGGAGGAGAAGTCATTCAAGGTCAAGCTGACTGTAATCGACACGCCTGGCTTCGGTGACTATGTCAACAACCGTGACTCGTGGACTCCAATTATCGACTTTGTCGATGACCAGCACGAGATCTACATGCGTCAGGAGCAACAGCCCCAGCGCGACCAAAAGACAGACATGCGCGTTCATGCGTGTCTCTATTTTATCCGCCCCACTGGTCACAC GCTTAAGCCACTCGATATTGAGATCATGAAGCGCCTTGGGACCCGTGTCAACTTGATCCCTGTGATTGCCAAGGCTGACACGCTCACCCAGAACGACTTGGCCGTATTCAAACAGCGC ATCCGTGAAGTTGTTGCCGCTCAAGGAATTCGTGTCTACCAACCCCCTATTGAGCCTGATGATCAGGCCAGTGCCGAGCAGGCCCGTATTCTCATGAACGCTATGCCTTTCTCCATTATTGGCTCCACTACCGACGTACAAACCCCCGACGGCCGTGTCGTCAAGGGCCGTGAATACCTCTGGGGAGTTGCTGAGGTCGAAAATGAGGAACACTGCGACTTCAAAAAACTCCGTTCGCTCCTCATCCGTACCCACATGCTCGATCTTATCAACACGACCGAGGAACTTCACTACGAGAACTACCGTCAACAACAGATGGAGACCCGCAAATTCGGCGAGCCCAAGGTTAAGAAACTTGATAATCCTAAGttcaaggaagaagaggaaggatTGCGCAAGCGCTTTACCGAGCAGGTCAAGGCCGAGGAAGCCAGGTTCAGACAATGGGAACAGCAT CTCATCGCCGAGCGCGACCGTCTCAACAAAGACCTCGAGCAAGCTCACAGCGCAATCAAATCGCTGGAAGCCGAGCTCGACAACCTCCAGGTTGGGTATGGACGTGGTACTCAACGTCGTTAA